The genomic stretch aattatttgatAGTTTAAAATGTGTTTACACACAACATATTTATATGTAGCCGAGATATAAATTGGATTTTCCTACTTAAGACGTGATGGAGACGGACTCCCTAAAAAGTTGGACACTTAACAAAACACGCCTTATTGAGCTCgttctttttgttttttcctGCTGAGCTTGGTTGCTTAACTTTCTTATAACCCATAAGCATATACATGCATTGGACTTATTTTGTACCTGTTAACCAAAATATATTTTTCGCATTATCTTCTAAATCTAAACCGTTAAAGTTTATAATCAATGGTTAAAACTTTTTTTTGTCTATGTGGAATCACATGGTGCCTCTATTTTAGACcccgtattgtgcttttagtatataatagatgtatGATTATGTGAAatggaaaggaaaataaaaagataACTAGCCAGCGCTACCGAATAGATCTGGCTGGTGCATCTTGCCCCTCCCCAAACAGACCAGAAAATTCCGGAGGTCTTTGGCCTATCCACGAGCCAAGCTATGCACTAGTATTAGACCAGAGCAGAAATATTTGGACGCCGAACGTACAGTACGTGTTTGCGTTGAACTGGTGGTGCTGCATTTTCCCTGTCCGACCATGTCCCTGTTGATGCGATATTCCGTTGCCCGTCGCCTCGAGCGGATTTATCCGAGAGCAGGGGCCACTGTCGCACTAGAAACAGAGGCAGCCACACAGGTCACAGGCCACACGAGATTCGGAGACACGATTGTCTTTGCCTGATCTCATATCTGACCTCACATCGTGCGGTGAGCCGCCTACACGCAGGTTGGAAGGGAATCGAGCTTTTTCTCGCGGAAAAAGACGTCCAGGTTCAACGTACCCACACGAACGAACCGGGGTCAATCCACCCGTCGCGCATCTTGGAGCCGCCTCCTTGCGAATATACAAGCCCGGCGCTCGGCGGCCACGGGCGTGCGTCCCATTCTTCACCGACATGTGGGGCCAGATTTGCAGGAGGCCCACCTGGCAGCCGGTCGGGGTGGACGTGTGGCCGCCACAGTCGTCAGGTGTGATGCTCGCCGCAGCCGATCCCGTTTTTACTTCTTGAGTCCACCCCACGAGCCCCTGATCCGCGTTCATACACCGGCGTGGGAGCCGGCCCCACATGCCATTGCTGCCAATCGTGTCGTTTGTCCGGTCTACGATGGACCCTGCGCACAGAAATGTATTCCCCTCGCATTTGTCAGTGGGCCAGGGCGGTCGTGGCCGCACCCATAAAGCCCCGCGGCCCGTCGTGACGCCCTCTCGACCCTGCGAAGGCCGCAACAACAAAAATCTCTATCGCTCGCTCTCACTCCGCACACGCATCTCTCCCCAGGCTCCGGCCAATTCATTCCCCGGCCATgtcggcggcggtgggcggcgcCGAGTTCCACGGCTTCGGCGGCGCGGCGCAGCTGCCCAGGTCCCGGATGCTCGGGCGGCCCCTCAGGGTGGCGCCGCCAGGGGCGTCgccggctggcggcggcggcaacgcATCGGCGGCCAGCATTCGCGCAGTATCCGCGGTGAGTTCTGACTTCTCGTCAAATGGTGGACGCGTTCCAGTTTAGGGTTCTGCCGTTTTTTGGGGCAAGATTTTCGGGTTCAGGGAATGAAATTTCTCTACTGTACCTTATAATTATTTAATTGTTTATTCAAGGGCCAGATTAGTTCAATTGAAATTGATGCATGATGTCAGTTTAGTTCAATTTCTTTATAACCAGCCGAGTTTTTTTTTCTAGCGGGTTTGCCACTGGTGTGAAAACAAACCACTCCCCCTCGCCAGTGTTGATTTCGAAATTCCCATCACTCAGGCCAACACACGCAGACTGCCTATGTCATTCAGTGGGCATAAATTCATTTTAAATTAGCCCATATAGGATAGGATTCTTTGTCTTAGTCAGTTACCCCTGTGATGTTGATTATACCGTTAGAACCTATCAGCCCGTTTCAAATTATAAGATGTTCTACTACTAGCTTCTTTTTTTCTGAATCGTATCTAGATGCGGTTTCGGTATGTCAGTTCCGTATGCTGTCCGCATTGATATATTCAAAACATCTTATAATCCGGAATGGGTGGACTATATGATAGTTGCTCAATTGAAATGATTTTGTTCTGTTCTGAAACCTTTTGCCGTTCGTGCAGCCTTCGAAGAAAGACGCCACAGTCAAGCGAAGCAAGGTTGAGATAATCAAGGAGAACAGCAACTTCCTGCGGTACCCTCTAAACGAGGAGCTGGTCTCGGACGCTCCCAACGTCAACGAGAACGCCGTGCAGCTGATCAAGTTCCACGGGAGCTACCAGCAGAGCGACCGGGAGGTGCGCGGGCAGAAGAACTACTCCTTCATGCTCCGGACCAAGAACCCTTCCGGGAAGGTCCCCAACCAGACCTACCTGGCCATGGACACGCTGGCCGACGAGTTCGGGATCGGGACGCTCCGTCTCACGACCAGGCAGACATTCCAGCTGCACGGCGTTCTCAAGAAGaacctcaagaccgtcatcagCACTGTGATCAGGAACATGGGGTCGACCTTGGGTGCCTGCGGGGATCTCAACAGGAACGTGCTTGCGCCTGCGGCGCCGTATGCGAGAAAAGATATTCTGTTTGCGCAGGAGACGGCGGAGAACATTGCGGCGCTTCTTGCGCCGCAGTCGGGGGCTTACTATGACCTGTGGGTGGATGGGGAGAAGATCATGTCGGCGGAAGAACCTCCTGAGGTCACGGCAGCCCGGAATGACAACTCACATGGGACAAACTTCCCTGATTCCCCTGAACCTATCTACGGAACCCAGTACCTGCCCAGGAAGTTCAAGATTGCCGTCACGGTTGGTGGTGATAACTCGGTTGATATTCTGACCAATGACATCGGTGTTGTTGTCGTTTCGGATAGCGCGGGAGAGCCTGTTGGCTTTAACCTCTATGTAAGGGCCTCAGAAAATTATGCTGCACATGCAATTCGTTATACCAAAGCCTATCTTTTAAATTTATCCCTCACGTTTGCCATCCCTATTTTTCAGGTTGGAGGTGGCATGGGAAGGACACACCGAGTGGAAACCACATTCCCTCGACTAGCTGATCCACTTGGTtatgttcctaaggaggatatatTGTATGCTATAAAGGCAATAGTTGTCACACAGAGGGATAATGGAAGAAGAGATGACCGCAGGTACAGCAGATTGAAGTATCTCCTTGACCGTTGGGGAATTGACAAGTTTCGGGCAGAAGCTGAAAAATATTATGGAAAGAAGTTTGAAGAATTCCGTCCACAGCCAGAATGGCAATTCAACAGCTACCTTGGCTGGCAGGAACAGGTATAATTCCATGACAATGTATCTAAGACTAGCAATGGCAGTTCTTTTTGAAAAGGAATAATTTACTTGTTTAGGGAGAGCACGTCAATTTTTTACTAAATagttttccattttcatcattaaAAACAAACTTCCCTTGGTACTGCAATGTTGACATGACTTGCACATTTATATACGTTCTCGCTGTAATATACTGTGCAAAAGAGTGTTCGGTTCATCCTGCCTTATCTGTTAAATGCTAATTCATTCACAAGATCTATTTTCAATGGTTATTTCTGAAAATCTGGTTTTCATTTATTTTTCTCTTTGTTGTCTATTTCAGGGTGATGGTAAATTATTCTATGGAGTGCATGTTGACAATGGTCGTCTCGGCGGGCAAGTAAAGAAAACTCTGCGGGAGATAATTGAGAAGTACAACTTGGATGTTAGCATTACCCCAAACCAAAATCTTATCTTATGTGGGGTTGAACAGGCATGGAGAGAACCCATCACTGCAGCTCTTGCTCAAGCTGGTCTGTTGGTAAGATTTCTTTTCTCCATATCATTACCCTGGTCCTGTAATGTGGATTGTACACCTTTTTAGTTGATTTAGGTCCCTGTAAATTATTTGATCTGGCAGCTCTCCTTGTTGTGTCTCCTGTCCAATTCATAATGTTGATCTTATTATTACTCACattgaaaaaataaataaataattgcAAAGTTTTTCTTTATATATTGTCTGCTTAACAACGTGCTCTTTTTCTGCCCACTAAAAGGTTGGTATTCATGTCTGTAGGAACCGAAGGATGTTGATCTCCTGAACATAACCTCCATGGCGTGCCCTGCCTTACCTCTGTGCCCTCTAGCACAAACAGAAGCTGAACGAGGGATCCTACCAATTCTTAAACGAATTAGAGCAGTTTTCGACAAGGTATTCATCTGTCATGTTGTCAAAAGTCAGCTTCGGACTTTAGAATATACCTGTCTTGCCACTTGGGAATTGAGATAATGTTGCCTGCTTAATAGGTTGGCATCAAGGAAGAGGAGTCTGTAGTGGTGAGAATAACTGGCTGCCCTAATGGATGCGCCAGACCATACATGGCAGAGGTTGGTTTCGTTGGTGATGGCCCAAACAGTTACCAGGTAAAAAAACAATGTTGAAATATTTGTCGTGTTTATGCAAATTTGTtacttccttttttgttttttcaagTGTGATTGTATTTTTACTTTATCTCGATTGAGCTTTTCCTTACTGTGACTGTAGATTTGGCTTGGAGGAACACCAAACCAAACCACCTTGGCAGAAACGTTTATGAATAAAGTGAAGCTTCAGGATATTGAGAAGGTTTTGGAACCACTGTTTTCCTATTGGCATAGCACACGTCAGGAAGGCGAATCCTTCGGGACCTTCACAAACCGAATGGTGAGTTTTTTCTTCAAATACAATGACAGTTAGTGATCTGGGAATGGAGCACATTTGAACTGCAGTGTGCCTTTCTTCTGATGCTGCTTAGTAATTGGTAGAACTATTACCTCTGTTCTATAATGTAAGACGTTTTGGTAGGCCATTTAGCCTACCAAttaatgcagaggctggggctactcCATGTCGAAAAAAATAGCCTACCGTAACATCCTATAGTACCTCCGTTTGAAGAAATAAGGcttacgcgtattccaagacgaagtttgtccataaaaattgagcaacaaaatcttgattatattatatgtaattagtactgTTGGATTCTAATTGAAAAGcattttttaatgatactaatttcatacaaacaatctttatccatttgaagtaattcttggtcaaacaaaaaaaaacacgtaaatcgaggacgccttattccttgaaacggaggtaataTTTAGGAACGAAGGTTGATTGTTCAATTGCAACTTCTCATGAGGTAGCTCTCATCAATATGAGCACTACATGAACGTGGATACAAATTCAGAGTTACTGCCTGACTGCACCTGAATGTTTAGTTTGATACTAGAAAGTGCTAGTGTGCTTGTTCACCCAAGGCCACAACAAACCAGAACACTTGCCGTAGTGCTTTGGTTACTCCGGAACTGGCTTTTACTGACTGTCTTGCCTGTCTCTTGCATTTCAGGGTTTTGACCAACTGAAAGAGGTGGTCAACAAGTGGGCAGAGTCAGCAGCAGCCGCATAAGAGCTTTTTTTGTTGGACAAGTCCCAGCACGTTTTTTGCTGGGTAAATCTGGTCGTGGTCAAGGACTCTTCAGACATAAACAAGAGGAAAGAGAATCTGTCAATTCCGTTGACAGGCAGAGGATGAAGACTCGAGTCTCGACTTGCGATGGATGATCTTTTTTCCGTGTGTGTTTGTATGGATAACTCGGTTGGATTTCTTTGTTTAACTTGAGAATAAATTCCTTGCAACAAAATAAACTTGACAATAGATTTGTTGAAGTTGTCTTTTGCCCTTTGTTCTGGCTACCACATTGTTAAATTGTCTCAGGTAGCTGCCTTGTGGGCTTTCCTGCTCTAGAATTCTTGGTGGGCTGCTTGGAACACCAACCTGCTCTGTACTTTCTTTCTTGCGAGGCGTTAGGCGTCAACAaccatctccaacgggacgacgcaAATGGATCAAGGGAGTCTATTTGCGTCTAGTTGGACAAAAAATACGCTTCAGCGGCTAGACGCAATATAAACCTGGTTTAAATATGCGGCAGGAATACATCTGTGTTAGCCCTGTGTCTCCTCCTTTATGCAGGTTAGGCCTATGTGCTCGTCAATGTGGTCACACAAAAGATATTTTTCTCTCTCCTGCTTTATTAAAAATTAAAGCAGGGTAAGGTCCTTGTGGTTAAAGAAATACGTCTCTACCGCTGAAGAAAGGCTAGACATATACGGACATGTGACCATTTGGAGATGTGCTTAGAGCATGCTTATACTTCCTCGGTTTGCTTTAAGCATCTCAAACGGACCTGCCCATTTCGGACACCAAAGGCCTCTTTAATTCATAGGAAGGCCTCTTTGATTTGTAGGAATGCTGCACGAAGATAtagaaagggggggggggggatctgcTAAGAAGAAACATAGAAATAAGGGGAAAAAACAAATCTTTGATTTAGGTTTTGAATAGAAGTAAAGAAATCCTACATTCCACTCAAATCTCTTTTTTACGTTCCTATGCACCAAGAATGGGATAAAGGTCACAAATTGTATGATGATAACCTAATTTTTCTATTACATTTATTTTAACCATAATTTAATTATGAGTTTAATGATATTTGTGTTTTTCTATTCATAAGAATCAAGCACTTAATTTCTTAAATTCCTGTGCTTTTACAATCTTATGCGTTTGCACATGTGCATTCCGTATTTGAAATCGTGAGAATCAAAGAGGTCCCAAATGTATGTGTTATAATTTGTTTGGGTTGGCCCGCTGACAAACATGCGACGTGTCCCTTTGACCGTTTGGGGCGGGGCAAACCTAGTGACCATTTTATACATTAAAATTATAATTTACATATAGCAAAAAATGGAAAATacatatataaaaataaattaaagccTAGCTCGTAACTAGGGGTTGCACCGGCCTATTAGTCATCGTCAATCTTGATGTAGATAGGCGACAACAGGGCACCCAGGGCCAGCCATGGCCGATTTCGCTGCAACGCAGGAGGTGCGGTCGATGGTGTTGGAGGCGCTGGCACAGGATGGCAGGAGCATGTGACATCATCTCATACAACGACCACGCCACATCCACAAGGACGTACCAGCGGCAGTTGTGCTCGCGTTggcgatgaggcgccgccgcGCGCACGAGCAGATGCACCAGCGACCATGTTTCGACGAGTACCTGCCTCGTTGCGGCTCTTCTTCCACGACCAGGGCTTGCCTATCGCACTGCTAGTTCAGGGAGCAAGGTCTAATAGAAGTGGCAATGGTTTTAGTTTTGGGAGAATGACGTGTATGCGGCTGTGACATTAGTGTCGTCGTCGCATGAGTTCAAGTGGTCATAGCATTAATGTCGATGCAGAACTACAAGCGGCAATATTGATGGTGGCGCAGAGACAAGCGCAAAGTATTGGCGAGTGGAAGGCGAACAATTGGTCGCTGAGTCGCGTCTTTCATGTCATCTTTTTATCATGGATAAATAGATAGGCTCGATACATCTTGTTTtgggagcggggactatcttcgggatgaaaacctaagatctttgatcgagcgaTGATGGCACCGGTGCACTATTTTCTTCTTAGAGGCGTCGCtactggagagtctgtatttcaggtgttgtcttggtggtggatgtactgcTGTTGCTAGGCCTGGGATACTgtggcgggacttttatttcttagttttcttttctcttttttgactGTGTGTATCCATACTACCACTAGGTTGGTGTGTTATCGTagaagctgggtgtaattggtatcttttgatattaatatattctttttatcgaaaaaaaagataGGTTCGATACACTGAGGAGGGAGCTTCGCTTAAGGAGAGGTGACGggcagatgaagaagaagacctgCTGACATCTACTGTAGAACATAACGGTTGCTGTATCCCAGAATCCCAGAAGCGGCCGACCAGTGTACTCGAAAGCTGCAACGTACTCCGCACTCGTGAAAAGTGGGAGCCTGAGGAGAGCTCCATGCATGGCCCATGCCACTGCTCGCATGTCGGCGTGCGGACTGCGGACGTCGGCTTTGGCCCAACGTCGAAGATCGAGGAACTGCGAAGGCTCAAAAGCtggccccgtcccggtggcggcaGAAAGCACAGCAGCCTCGCAGCACGCCGGCCGGCCTCGCATCGGGGCCGGTGCGCACTCGCCGCACGGGCACGTCCCCTACCGTTTCCGGCCGTGAGATCCGCCGCGATCTCCCCGTACACCTTGAAAAGAACTCGTTCCAGGCACAAAGGGGGAATGCCATGCCAGCACAGGGCAGCCTTGTTAAAATAATCGGTGCAGGGACGGCCACGGGCTTGGCGACAACGGCGAGCGGCCGACAGGCGGCGTGCGCCGCTGGGCGCGGCGGTGGTGGGCGCGCACATCAAACAACGTGGAGCAGTAGGCGGTGGCGCGAAAAGGTGGCTAGCGGCGGCCCCCCATGAGCCTTGCCGGTCCCCGTTCCTGTCGCGCGCGTGCCGATGCCGTCCCTCCCGGTCCCGGCCACGGACACCATCGCGTCGCGCGCGGGTTCGAGCGTCGTGCGCGTGAGCGGAGACAGCAACGCGCGCCAAACACTTTCTCCCATGGATCCACTCCACGATGGATGCCTGTCGCCTACTTCCTCTGTTACAAAATAGATTAGCCGACGACAATCGACGCAACTACCATGGATCTGAACCAACAGAGCAAGCACTACAGGCACAGGTCGATACAGTTGCCCCTCCCTCGTACCGTTACGTGATTAGACGCCACCCCCATTGAATACAGAGGCGAGGATCGACACATCAATTCAGTTACACGAGAACGCGCCCGCCTGGTGTGCCGCTGCAAACGCAATGCCGTTGAGCAGAGTTACTGAGCTGCGCAAATGCGGAAGCGCCATTGAATGCCCAAGCGAACTCAGCGTGATGGACCATCGAGGAAGAAGCGGCAATGGTCCATGGATAGGATCGGACACAAGTGGTAACTCCAGCTCTGCAGAACTGAGTTAATGTACTaggaaggaaagaaaagagaTATGCAGTTCATTACAGAGCTATGCATATGCAGTGAGTACAGAGCTACAGTCTACAGATTACATGAAACCATGGCAGCACAGCCAAGCCAAGCCATCGGATTTCAACCAGACGGCGCGCGGCGCTAACATGTACAGGACGGACAAAATTACCGACGGGATTCCCTAAATGTCACTCGCCGAAACGCAGCTTCTGAAGTCTGAACCTGGTTACTCCTAACGGTAAGAATACAGTAGTTACCTGCGGATTAGATGGCGCTACAGGAAGATGAAGCATTCCATGGACACCAGGGGGTTCTCCAACGACTCCTTCCCCTCGCCGTCGCCAGCTCCGTCGACGCCATCACCGCAGGAGGCGGCATCCtcctgctgcaccggtgcctGCGGTGTCGGCGGCGACGCGCAGTGCGTAGAGCCCTGTGACAGTGactgcgccggcgccggcgttggcTGGGTTGGCGCCTCCTGCGCACGCCGCGGCGTCGGATTCCGGCCGCACGGCCTCGCGGGCACAGGCGGCTTCCGCTGCGCGCAGGAGGCCGCGGTGTCGCGGCGCTGGTCCTGCGACCGCTTCGCCGCCGGCGACGGGGACCTCCGTCCGGGGTCGCgcctcggaggcggcggcgagggagacgCGCGCCCGCCAGGAGCGGCAGAGGCGGAGCGGTCCCGCCTGGCGCGCCTGGGCTCGCCGGACGTGGCCCCCTGCCGGTACCTGGGCGGCTTCGACGGCGACCGGTCAGGCCCCGTCGCCGTGGTCGCGGCCGACGACTCAGACGCCGCCTCCGACTTCTCCTCCAGGGAACGCGCCGGCCGCGCTGCCCTGCGGACCCTGTCGCCACCACCGTCCCCCTTTACCTTGGCAACGCCGTCCTTCGCGTTGGCATTCTTCTCCGCCGACGGCGCCACTACGGCGCCAGCGACTCGCTTGGGCTTAGGCCGCGGCTTGACGCGGGGCGTCTCGGAGAGCACCTCCTTGACCTTCTCCTCCTCGGGCGGCGGCAGGTCGCGTGCCTCGACGACCTTGCTCCGGTGTTCTTCACCGGCCGCGCCCGGCGGCTCGCTGAGCTTCTTGCTGACGCAGCAGCCCATGCCTCCGCTGTCCTCCTTGCTTCTCGCCGAGCTTAGCTAGGCTGTCATTCCGCGCGAGCACGAGCTGGTTGGTGGTGGAGCAGGAAGAGACTGTAGGCTGGCCTCCTTGCTTCTTGCAGTTGGAATGGAAGAGAGACTGGCCTGGGGAGTGAGTGGCTTTGGGTTTCCCTCCGATGTGCTTTGATTTGTGCGAGCAGAGGAGCCGAGAACGGGGCTGTGGTGGGAGACCGGGAGTCAAAAGGGCTGAGCTCCAATTAGCTCTGCCTTCTGATCTGATGTGTGAGCTTAAAATACTGATCAGGTCATGTGCAAGCCAGTATTAGTGACCTGTTTGACAACGTGTAAAGGGTGCACTGCCAACTAGGGCCTCTGATTCAAAGGAGTTTTGTAGTGACTTTTGGAGGATCTACAAATCTTTGAAATTTTTGCTATGGTATTTGTTTGATTTGTAAGATTAAATCTCACAAGATTTTGTCTAAGGAAATCCTTTGCCCTACAACAACATTGCATAGCAAATTTAACATCCACTCCAACTTCATttgtaaactttttttttttgcttttcctGTGGTGAACCAAACAAACTTTTGTTTGGTATGATTGGAATAGACACGACATTGCAATCCCTCTATTTTCCTATTTCTGGATTTTTGGAATCCTGCAAATCAAACATGCCTAGGGCTCCTTTGGTTCATAGAATTGTTTAGGGATTTGGATTCTATGAAAAAATTCCTGCATAAGTTGTTTCATTCATAGGAAAATATACCATATGAACTAATTATACAGGAATCTTGTAGTGAATATCACAGGAAAAAAAATTAGGTCATacctcaagaaaaatttctttgctaCAATCAGACAAATTTCATCTTCACACAGGATTAAGCATGACATTCCAATCCTATGATTTCCTATTTCTATGCTTTTTCTATCCTAATGTTTCTAGGTCCTAGATAATTTTAGGGTTTTTGTTTCTTATAACTTATAAGTAGTtaatatgtgtgttg from Lolium rigidum isolate FL_2022 chromosome 4, APGP_CSIRO_Lrig_0.1, whole genome shotgun sequence encodes the following:
- the LOC124707364 gene encoding sulfite reductase [ferredoxin], chloroplastic, encoding MSAAVGGAEFHGFGGAAQLPRSRMLGRPLRVAPPGASPAGGGGNASAASIRAVSAPSKKDATVKRSKVEIIKENSNFLRYPLNEELVSDAPNVNENAVQLIKFHGSYQQSDREVRGQKNYSFMLRTKNPSGKVPNQTYLAMDTLADEFGIGTLRLTTRQTFQLHGVLKKNLKTVISTVIRNMGSTLGACGDLNRNVLAPAAPYARKDILFAQETAENIAALLAPQSGAYYDLWVDGEKIMSAEEPPEVTAARNDNSHGTNFPDSPEPIYGTQYLPRKFKIAVTVGGDNSVDILTNDIGVVVVSDSAGEPVGFNLYVGGGMGRTHRVETTFPRLADPLGYVPKEDILYAIKAIVVTQRDNGRRDDRRYSRLKYLLDRWGIDKFRAEAEKYYGKKFEEFRPQPEWQFNSYLGWQEQGDGKLFYGVHVDNGRLGGQVKKTLREIIEKYNLDVSITPNQNLILCGVEQAWREPITAALAQAGLLEPKDVDLLNITSMACPALPLCPLAQTEAERGILPILKRIRAVFDKVGIKEEESVVVRITGCPNGCARPYMAEVGFVGDGPNSYQIWLGGTPNQTTLAETFMNKVKLQDIEKVLEPLFSYWHSTRQEGESFGTFTNRMGFDQLKEVVNKWAESAAAA
- the LOC124648465 gene encoding serine/arginine repetitive matrix protein 1-like, with product MGCCVSKKLSEPPGAAGEEHRSKVVEARDLPPPEEEKVKEVLSETPRVKPRPKPKRVAGAVVAPSAEKNANAKDGVAKVKGDGGGDRVRRAARPARSLEEKSEAASESSAATTATGPDRSPSKPPRYRQGATSGEPRRARRDRSASAAPGGRASPSPPPPRRDPGRRSPSPAAKRSQDQRRDTAASCAQRKPPVPARPCGRNPTPRRAQEAPTQPTPAPAQSLSQGSTHCASPPTPQAPVQQEDAASCGDGVDGAGDGEGKESLENPLVSMECFIFL